DNA from Diaphorobacter limosus:
GGAAGCTGAACGCCTTTGCCCGCTTGGACAACGTGACAGACAAGAAATATGTAGGCTCCGTCATCGTCAACGAGGGCAACGGCCGCTTCTACGAGGCGGCGCCCGGACGGCAGTGGATGGCCGGCATCAGCCTGGGCTATCAGTTTTGAGTAACTATGTTTTTAATAGCTGTTTGCGCATACCCAGTTTGCGCAAAAGCCATTTTTCTCTCATAACCACCACCAAGGAGACTCCTCGCATGCCCCCTCATACCCGTCTGCTGGCCGGCGCCAGCGCCGCCGCCGCCCTGGCCCTGATGGCCGGCTGCGCCCAAAACCCGTCCGCCGGCCCAGCCGACAACACCGACCCCACGGCCCTGGTGAACCAGCTCGAGGCCACCACCGGCAAGTTCCCCGGCCAGCGCCGCTCCGGCGCCAAGGGGATCTGCGCGACCGGCGAATTCGTCGGCTCCGCCCAGGGCCGCGCGCTGTCCACGGCCTCGGCCTTCAGCGGCCAGCCGGTGCCCGTCGTGGCGCGCTTTTCACTGACCGGCGCCAACCCCGCCGCACCCGACAACACCAAGAGCCAGCGCAACATGGCCCTGCAGTTCAACCTGCCGGGCGGCGAGCAGTGGCTCATGGGCAATATCTCCACGCCGGTGTTCGGCGCCGCCACGCCGGCGCAGTTCCTCGGCCGCCTGGCCTCGCTGCAGGCCGATCCGGCGACGAAGAAGGCCGACCCGGCCAAGGTCAAGGCCTTTGCCGACGCCAACCCCGAGGTGCTGCTACAGGGCAAATACCTGGCGGCGCAACCCGTGCCGGCCAGCTTTGCCGGCCTGAACTACTGGGGCGTGCATGGCTTTGGCTTTGTCAACGCCCAGGGTGCGACCACCTGGGGCAAGTGGCTCTTCGAGCCCGTCGGCGGTGTGCAAGGCCTGAGCGACGACGAGGCCAAGGCCAAGGGCGCCAACTTCCTGTTTGACGACCTGCGCCAGCGCGTGGCCACCGGCCAGGCCCGGTTTGACTTCAACCTGGAACTGGCCCAGAGCGGCGACCAACTGGACAACCCCACCGTGCCACTGCCCGCCGGGCGCCAGAAGGTGAACCTGGGCCAGCTCAGGATCACCAAGGTCGAGGCCGAGGGCCAGGGCGCCTGCCTGGGCGTGACCTTCATCCCCACCGTGCTGCCCAAGGGCGTGGTGGCGGGCAACGACCCGGTGCTGGCCGCGCGTGCCGCGCCCTACGCCATATCCCAGGGCCGGCGCCAGAGCGAGGCGGGCGCCAAGTAATTCCATTTCTAAATCACCCGTGTCGTTGTTGCTTCGCCTTGCCGTGCTACAGCACTGTCTGCGGCTTCGCGCCTAGACACGAATGATGTAGAAACGGAATAAGCGCCGCATCCCAGTAAAAAGGCCGCTATCGCAGCGGCCTTTTTTTTGTGCAATGGCGTGTCTTCACTGCTGCGCGCGGCGCTCTTCCAGATAGGTGCGGATGGCCCAGACCGCCTCCTGCGTCAGCGTGCCCTCGAACGGCGGCATGTAGACCCGGCCGTCGCG
Protein-coding regions in this window:
- a CDS encoding catalase family peroxidase, whose translation is MPPHTRLLAGASAAAALALMAGCAQNPSAGPADNTDPTALVNQLEATTGKFPGQRRSGAKGICATGEFVGSAQGRALSTASAFSGQPVPVVARFSLTGANPAAPDNTKSQRNMALQFNLPGGEQWLMGNISTPVFGAATPAQFLGRLASLQADPATKKADPAKVKAFADANPEVLLQGKYLAAQPVPASFAGLNYWGVHGFGFVNAQGATTWGKWLFEPVGGVQGLSDDEAKAKGANFLFDDLRQRVATGQARFDFNLELAQSGDQLDNPTVPLPAGRQKVNLGQLRITKVEAEGQGACLGVTFIPTVLPKGVVAGNDPVLAARAAPYAISQGRRQSEAGAK